The Mesoterricola silvestris sequence TCGAAGCCCCGGTGGGCGAAGGCGGTGGCGATGCCCTGCTTGAGGACGAAGAGGGCGCTGCGCTCCACGAAGCGCTGGGTGGCGTCCAGGAGGTGCTTGAGCACCTCGCCCTGGGTGTGGGCGTTCTCCAGGAGGTCCAGCCCCGCGCCCAGGTCCCCGTCGGTGTCCGGGGGGGGCTCGGGGGCCGGGGGAGGCTCGGGCACCGGCATGGCCGCCTGGATGGATTCCAGGAGGGCCTCGTCCGGCGCCAACTGGCCGATGCCGTCGCTCCAGGCGAGCATCACCCGCTCCAGGAGGGCCTGCTGGCGGGTGTCAACCCACTGCTGCAGCAGATGCTTCAATGAGGCCTGCAGATTCTCGTCCATGTCGTTCCCGATTTGAGGCAATGGTACCCGAAAACCCGGCCGTCCAACCCGCGGCTGGCAATTATTCCGCCGGGGCGATAGGATTCACCCAGGTTCAAGGGCCCCAACATGGAGCGAACAAGCATGGCCGATCTTTTGATCCAGGTGCGCGAGGTGGATGGTGTGGCGGTGATGCGGCCCGAGGGCTTCATCAACGCCCATACGGTCCGGATGTTCGAGGACGCCCTGGAGAAGCTCGTGGCCGAGGGCCGGTTCACCATCCTCCTGGACTGCCAGGGCCTCAACTACATCAGCTCCGCAGGCCTGGGGGCCATCATGGGCCTCATCGAGACCGTGCGGGACAACGGCGGGGACATCCTCCTCTGCAACCTCCACGAGAACGTCTTCGCGATCTTCGACACCCTGGGGTTCACCCAGCTGTACCGGGTCTTTCCCACGGAGGCCGAAGCCATCCTGGCCGTGGCCGGGAAGGCCTGAGTGCGTGCCGCCGCAGACCCCGAGAGCTTCCGGCTGGTCATCCCCAGCCAGACGCGGTACCTGAACCTGGTCACGGGCCTGGCCAAGCGGGCCTCGCTGGTGGCGGGCATGGACGACGCCACCGCCGCCAAGGTCTCCATCGCCGTGGACGAGGCCGTCACCAACGTCATCATCCACGCCTACCGGGGCGAGAGCACCCACCAGGTGGAGATCGAGCTGCGCTTCCGGGAGGAGGCCCTGGAGATCCGCATCTGGAACACCGGCGGCGGCCTCCACGACGAGGACGTGGTGCTGCCCGATCCCAAGGAGTACGTCAAGCACCCCCGCAAGGGCGGTCTGGGGCTCCTGCTCATGAGCCGCTTCATGGACGAGATCCACTTCAAGGACACCGACGGGCGCAGCGAGTGCTGCATGATAAAGCGCACTCCAGCCTGATTCGTGGGATTATCGGGGTCTGGGAAGGCAACCGGCGTGCGGCCATGCCCCCCAGGGAGGCTCCCGCAGTGCTCTCATTCGGCAGACACCTGAAAACCGCCATGCTGTGCCTGGGGTTCATCGCCGCCCAGGCCCAGCAGACGGAGCCTTCGGTGGAGGCCCGGAAGGCCGCCCTGCCCGCCCTGAAGGGCCAGGAGCGCATGGCGGCGCTCCTGGACCTGGCCAACGGCATCGAATCGGCCTCCCCCCAGGAGGCCCTGGTGTACGCCCAGGAGGGGCTCTCCCTCGCCGTGGCGCAGGGGGACCGCAACCGGGAGGCCG is a genomic window containing:
- a CDS encoding ATP-binding protein, with amino-acid sequence MRAAADPESFRLVIPSQTRYLNLVTGLAKRASLVAGMDDATAAKVSIAVDEAVTNVIIHAYRGESTHQVEIELRFREEALEIRIWNTGGGLHDEDVVLPDPKEYVKHPRKGGLGLLLMSRFMDEIHFKDTDGRSECCMIKRTPA
- a CDS encoding STAS domain-containing protein; translation: MADLLIQVREVDGVAVMRPEGFINAHTVRMFEDALEKLVAEGRFTILLDCQGLNYISSAGLGAIMGLIETVRDNGGDILLCNLHENVFAIFDTLGFTQLYRVFPTEAEAILAVAGKA